In the Populus trichocarpa isolate Nisqually-1 chromosome 8, P.trichocarpa_v4.1, whole genome shotgun sequence genome, GTGCATGTTTGAAAATGGCATGTTGAATCTTTAATTTGATACTGATATATATTAGCCACTAGTTGATCGAAAATTCCTCCAAAAAGCTGGCTATAATTAGATCAATAAGCTAGAAAGATGCGTGTACGGGGGAGACTGATGTCTAAAGCAGTGCAGGGAATCAGCTATAATTAGATGTCCTTGCCATGTTGTTGTCTTGTTTCTTACTTGTCGCTGAAGTAAGTGTTTCAATCAACTTCAACATCAGCTTTAGATATCTGCAAGGACATTAAAGCATATGACAAGGTACTGTTTTGCAAGCTCACCACTCAACATTATGGTAAATCGTTTCTGAATATATGAGTTCGATTCCATAGTCAGTTTTGTTAGAATCAAACAGTTAATATACTGAAAAAAGTTCAACTGTGAATTAAGAAATGTAATAGCAGAGTTTcgatatttattaataaaactcCTTTAAACATTATTCAGACTAAGACAATCagtatacacacacacaataaaactaaaatgtGGAACGAACACCTTGGATTCCTAAACAAAAATTCTACTCTCTGAGGATCCTGCCAAAACTCCCAAGTCTTTTTACAATCAATTCAGGCTACTAATGGATTGGCATGCTTGTAGCTCTGATTTGTCCCTGAAGCTTCCACTGTTAGACCTTGTGCACCAAAACAAAAGTACTGGTTCATCAACTTCTTGTTGAAGGATGCTTGCTTATGTTTTAATGGCTGATTTGAGTATGAGGTTCCTGCAATATCGATGTCCTTTTCTTTATCCAATGAAATGGGCGAAGACAGGGATGACCTTGGAAAGGGACTTGAAGGTGAAACGGCTAAATGTTGTTTTGCCTGAATAACACCATGCATTAGCCCGATGGTAAATTTCTTTCTAGTTAATGGACTTGGAAGACTGCTCCTTCCAGAAAATGTCCTTTTGTTGGTTGAGAAGGAAAACAGTTTTGAGTATCTCTGCCGGAGAGGAATTGGACGGTCTTCCAAGGTTTGGCATAAATTAAATGAGTTCAAAGGGTCGTCATCTTCTAATTCCATAAAAGCagcttttttctctttcctcctgGGCAACTGAAGGAGAGACCTGAGACGCCTTGCAGTATTATTTACAGAACCTGATTTTTTGTTGTCCAGTGAGTTACCCATGTCAATATCACTTGGATCGCTAAAGCATGAATTGTCACCAACACTTGTGTCATCACAACTGGCATCAAATGCGTTCTCGATACCAGTGTACAAGAATATCTCTGCATCTGGAATTCTAAAAGAAGTGCCAGGACTCATTCCTATACCATGCCCTTTCAGATGGGAAACCATAGCACTTCTAGCTATGTTATCCTGACAATTAGAGATCCCCCCGGCTGAAATCAGCTCCTTTATTAAGATTTGAGAAGATGCTGATCTCGGTCGTTGCTTGAGGAGATCTAGTGGAGTCATGGCATTTGCATCACGGATATTTAAGTTGATTGATGGTACAGTCATGAGAAGTTCCACCAGATCAGACTGAATATTCTCGATTACAGCCAAATGAAGAACTGTTCTTCCATCATTGTTCTTGACATTGATGACATCTTTGATATTCAAAATTTTACCACTTGCTAACTGCTTGATGAGCTCAATCTGCCAATCCACTCTTCGAAAACCAGAGGTTCGAAAACCTGACACTGCCATATGGAGAAAAGTATCTCCATAGCTGTTTGTAAAGGTTGCGAGTGAGGGAGATGCAAGTATCAGAACCTCTGCCACAGCTAAGTAACCCCTGTAAGCAGCCACATGCAGTGCTGTGTTCTCTTGATAATCTTTGGAGGCAATGATATCAAAGGATGTAATAAGATCCTTAACCACCTGCATGAACAGGATAGATTATTCTGTAAGTGCTACTTTTCTTAGGTCCAAAGGATAGGGATATCACCATGAAGAACAAAGTGGATTCGTCCCTGCACgagcacaaaataaaaaatgaaggggTAATAGTAACAGAAATGGACTCGCGATAGGTATGCAATTACATGCCAGCAGATGGGCTCTAGATATAAAACATTTCCAATCATGAGATTCCACGTGAGTAGATAGGAGCGTTCCTGACATCTGATAGCCAGTCCATCAAAcagaagtaaaaaagaaaagataactcCTATGATCTGTTGGCCATTTCTTTCAAGAAGTAAAATGAGTAGACTCTTACTGTAAGAACCAGCAATATGGGACTTCTGCCAATGTATGCATTGCGGCTAACAGCAATATGGGATTCTCCCAGAAAAGGCTTAATACCTATTTGATAAGTCAAGGTTCTTGATTTGAAGAAGGCTCATAAAATATGAACTGATGATAAAATTGGCACCTGaacaacaaaaatccaaatGGTACACCGACAAACATGTGTTTCAAGGATGGCAGGTCTCAGAAATGGAAATTTGGATGGAAATGGCATCATGTAACTGCACTATTGCATACGGCTTCGTTTCATTTTTGAGGAACTTATTGAATCCTTGGTCTTAAGTACTATTTGAGAAAAGTCAGATAAAATTCAACAATCAGTATAGTAAAGGCTCATGAGTTAAAAAATGGTATCACCCATAAGCAGAGCTTAATTCTAACTTCATGCTTTACTGACTATGCTACTAGCAGTTTCAGGATTTGCAAGTCATAAATATCAACCTATGAAATCCTCCCTACTCCAACTCATATGCATAAGCAAACCTGTATCTTAACATATTCTAAAATCATAGGTGGAGAAATTCACTTAAAACCAATGAAAGATGTGAACTGTTGAAACAAGGGGGGGAATTAAACCAGGAGCAATCAAGGAGTCTAATCAAAAGCATCACAAACAGGTCCTTTCCTCAAATGGGGGAAATCAATCTTTCTCTACCagtcatttaatattagatgaCTGTCCTTTCTACATCATAATAACTTAATGCACTTGGAACATGTACTCAGAAAAGAGGAAAGGAATGACAACCATGCACCAGCAAACTAAGATATCAGTAAAGCTTCTGACCATGAAACTAGAAGTACAAGAACGAGTATCTAGAGTTACTGAAAAAGCACAAAACAGAATAGGCCTTACCTCGACCTGCCCCCTCCCTGCGGCAGCATGTAAGACCGTGGACCCTTGAGCATCTCTATAAGCCAGAATATCAGAGCAATCTCCTAGAAGCTCCTTCAAGATCTCCAAATTCCCACCTCTAGCCGCAGCATGGACAGCTCTATTCATCATCTCCCAGTTAAATTCCGAATGACTCTCAATCTGCTGCTCTACCAACTCTCCTCCAGAGCCAAGGCCACAACGTGGTGAAATAGAGAAATCAAGCAAGAGCCTGAAAACCTCAGAGTTCCTGCTCCTGGCCGCGGCATAAAATATGTCAGTAACACCATATTCTCCTTCTCCAAAAACAAGAAGAGGGTCTCTCTCCAACAATTCCTTGACAAAGCTCCCATCACCAGCCGAGGCAGCAGTGTACAAAAGCCAACCACCATATCCAGCTCTAATGAGAGTGTTGTGACCTCTTTTTGTTTCGCATTCTAGCAGGAGCTGCCTGGCTACATGAGAACGACATTTGGCAACATCATTGAACTGCTCCTCGTCGTCCCAAACAGTTTCTAGCCGACGAATCCGACGAAGGGAAGTGAGTTTGATTAGGAGATTCGTGTCAAGGTAAAGAAGTTCCCTCACCAAGTCATAGTGGCCATTAGCAGCTGCAAAATCAATGGGTGTCGCATACCACCACTGATCTCCAGTGCTTTCCCACCTAAGAGGAAAGTGCGAAGGTGGCATCGTTGCCTATATTCGATGataaaaaaacagtaataaTTAGTAGAGTTGAGTAAGTACCCAGCAGATGTTTTAATCAAGAAAACGCAGAGAATTCAAGAATCCAGCGGGAAGTTGTGAAAATGAGAGCAAAAGTGGTAAGAGTGAAAGGCCATCAGCTAGTAATGATTGCTAGCTCAACCTTTCAAAGTggaattgattctttttatgtGAGAAAGTTTTTGGGAAAGTTGCAGGGATAAGGAATATTGGAATTCAGGAATAAAAATTAGATCACAGCTCGTGGGAGTTAAGCGAGGCACAGGGGAAGAAACAGAGAACTATCAAAGGAAACCCACAGCAAACCAGATGATATAGAGGGAACAGGAGGCAAAGAGGGCAACTGTCGCTTAAACGAGGCTCCACATGCAATGAATGAAGAAGAGCATCTTGTGAAAGTAGAGGAAATGAAGAAAGGATACACAGGCCAAGCCATACCACCCTTTCAACTGTTTGCAGAAGATAACATAAAGAAAATGACCACTTGGTTTTTAGCCTTTTGggaaatttctttctttctcgtGGTGGAGAAAAGGAGTTTGCATTAGATTCCTTTTGGTCCGTGAAAAAGAAACTTTAATTCCATTTCCTTCAAGGAAACGAGGGACGGATGGGTCTACACTCTCTCCCAATTCACATAGCTTTCGTATCTTTGGCTTTTTGCATCAAATTATCTGCTATTCAAGGTATTTAACACCCTCCCCTTCTATATTATAATTTTGCATTATGCACTCAAAGCATCCATGGCCTTAACTAATATATGTCCCAAGCCAGGCCACCAGCTTATCAGAACTTGCATAATTGGACGAAGAAAGCCATGCAAGGATGCGCAACTCATTATCCGGTCTGTTAACTATGTTCAAGGACAGTGACAGACAAAGCACATTCATTAATGGCTTCATTCTGCCGTTAATGCAACCGAAGTTTGTTAGGCTAATGCATCTAACTCCACTAATAAAAAACCTCCACCCAGTTACTTACAAACCATCAGTCAatcaaattgatgtttcattAATTTTTCCTCTCGCTCTAGGAGTTGCCCCCGTGATTATGTCGCAAGATCTCTCCTTTCATTCGCTGGTTCCTTGCATTTTAGTGTTGATCCAGCTAGAAACTTAGCTGCTTAAGTAGATACCAGGACAGTGTCGGTTGTTGATTCTGTTGTCTTAAAATAAAGTGTTTTAAGAGCAGCACAATCAGGTTGACTTATTAGGGGGTGGCAGAACAATTTCTGTTtctgttattttaaaaaaaaatttctttaaaaataattaaattaatatttttttaatatttttactattttgatatattaatataaaaaataaaaaaaatacatgaaaaaagttattttaatatatttataagtaaaaagctatttgaaaaatatttagtgAGTGTATAGGAATGTAAAAtatgtttcattttaaaaacaattaaattaatattttttaaaatatttaaatataataatgttaaaaaaataaaaaaataatttaatatatttttaaataaaaaatatttttaaaaaatagttggcATGTATCTGTTCTTCTTTATATGATGCAAACCTTGATTGATTTTGCAGTACAAGCAAATCATATCCTTTGATTGGATAGCTCAAGGAATGATCCAATGGCTGTCAATTTATTGTAAGAGCTGGAACCGACCATGTGGTAGGTGTAACATGCCGACTGATATTTTCCATTAGAGCAGCACGAGctattgtaatttaattttttttattaaaaatatattaaaataatatttttttatttttaaaaaattatttttaacattaatatataaaaacaatataaaaaaaacaaaaattaaattcttaaaaaaaaaaacagtttctcAACCGTGTTTTCAAACAGTGTTCCAAAAAGAGGACAAAGATTTGACGATAGCAATCCAACAAATTGGACTGCACAGAAATCACTCAGTCTCTACTtcgaaccaaaaaaaaaaaaaaacaaagtagccAATCCAAATTTCACTGTAATAATCCCCCTTGCTATCTGCTCCAATCTTGTTACTGACCTCGATCACTTCGAAGCACTGCCGGCTCACCAAACCGACCCTCAAATATTTAAACCAGGCCTGTAAATATTGTGCATGCTATTCAACCTATTATGTGGCGTTTTATCAATGTTCGGGTTAGTTTGAGCGCACCTTAACTAATCCTACagaccttgaagttaacgaccatgtaagcctccagtagccacGAGGTTTGTGAAACTCGAACTAGTAATCTATGAGAAGTAAATTAAGAACCTGATCAGTTGAGCTAGACCCCTCAGGATTAACTTCCTGCAGGGGTTAACTATTGACCTCTATTTtatattaacgtgggtgttcgggttagCTTGtgcatacctcgactaattctacggatcctaaaattaacgaccatgtaagtctctaatAGCTCTAAGATTTGAAAGACTCAAACTAGTAATATCAGAGGAGTAAATGAGGTATAGTACTTTATGTTAGATTCTCAAAACGATTTATATATGTCAATCAAGATTAAATTCCGTTCTGAAATACATGAAGAAAGCATCATCTACGTCAAGACTTCTTTTCTATGAAAGCAACTTAAATGAATTCTCTATCAATCAGTTTGAGTTCTTCCATGTATAGACAGGAGGAGGGTTTGCTACGGGAGAAAGATGCTTTCAAGTACAGTAAGAAAAGATTTACCGGTTTACCTGATAAAATACTCGAAAACTGGCCCATGTTGCACATGCATGGTTGGCTTCATGTTCTCCGAGGACATCCTCGTGAAAGCAATTCCATGGCCCATCCAGTcacttcttgtttttgttttacttcTCGTCACCTGTCACCAACATTGGATCACGAGATATGGTTTTCCTacaattatttaattgttatctGATCACACAGACAAGATCATGTGACGCTGCATCTTTGATGTGCACCGAAGAGTCAAACCAGCTGATAATGATATATACTAGATTGCAAGCACAAAACAGCAAAGATCTCAAGTTAGTGATCTACCAAATCATTCGAAACTCGATGGATTCAAAGAGAAGAGACAAGCTATGTCATCTGGGATCTTTAGTCAAGTGTGTGAGCTCCACTAACGTTtaaccttaaaattaaaaacagggATTGGATTGTAAGATCATCACGGAGAGTTGTCATAGACCAACCTCTCTTAGTAGAACCAAAACGAAGGGTAAAACCACAGTATCAAAACCAAAACTAGCAACTCAAATCACGCAGAGGGGAAATTGAATTATTATCTTCAATCCACTGCCATATGATCCACTGTTTCAGGAAAAATCAGCAGTAGTCATTAGCATGTTACGTGTTCATGGGAAATCTTGCCTTCAAAACATTTTTGGTTCGGGTATTCTCAACGAGGCCAAAAAGGACCGAAATCGTGCTAAGAATCGGTGAATTCAGAATATAAAATC is a window encoding:
- the LOC7480931 gene encoding uncharacterized protein LOC7480931, with the translated sequence MPPSHFPLRWESTGDQWWYATPIDFAAANGHYDLVRELLYLDTNLLIKLTSLRRIRRLETVWDDEEQFNDVAKCRSHVARQLLLECETKRGHNTLIRAGYGGWLLYTAASAGDGSFVKELLERDPLLVFGEGEYGVTDIFYAAARSRNSEVFRLLLDFSISPRCGLGSGGELVEQQIESHSEFNWEMMNRAVHAAARGGNLEILKELLGDCSDILAYRDAQGSTVLHAAAGRGQVEVVKDLITSFDIIASKDYQENTALHVAAYRGYLAVAEVLILASPSLATFTNSYGDTFLHMAVSGFRTSGFRRVDWQIELIKQLASGKILNIKDVINVKNNDGRTVLHLAVIENIQSDLVELLMTVPSINLNIRDANAMTPLDLLKQRPRSASSQILIKELISAGGISNCQDNIARSAMVSHLKGHGIGMSPGTSFRIPDAEIFLYTGIENAFDASCDDTSVGDNSCFSDPSDIDMGNSLDNKKSGSVNNTARRLRSLLQLPRRKEKKAAFMELEDDDPLNSFNLCQTLEDRPIPLRQRYSKLFSFSTNKRTFSGRSSLPSPLTRKKFTIGLMHGVIQAKQHLAVSPSSPFPRSSLSSPISLDKEKDIDIAGTSYSNQPLKHKQASFNKKLMNQYFCFGAQGLTVEASGTNQSYKHANPLVA